The DNA region AGTGGTATAATTATTTAGGCACCGTGCCGGGTATTACCAATCCTACACAGGATGCATCTTATTTTAAACGTGCAAATCTTGGCGAAGACTATTATAATGCCAATGCTTATTTCGAATACAAAAATACCTTCAGTACCGACCATTCTGTAAGTGTTACAGCAGGCAGCCAGTATGAGCGCGACGAATATGATTATTTTGATGCTACCGTCCTTAACCCGGTTTCACAGGATATTAAAACATTAACCGGTATCGGTAACCAAACCAATAGTGAAACTAAAAACCACTATGCCATAGGTTCGGCATTTAGCAGGGTAAATTATGCCTATAAACAAAAATACCTGCTTGAGGCCAATTTCAGGTATGATGGGTCTTCCAAATTTGCCGAAGAAGACAGGTGGAAGGCTTTTTATGGTTTCTCTGCAGGTTGGAGGATCAGCCAGGAAAACTTCATGAAAGGCGCTACTTTCTTTAATGATTTAAAGCTGAGGGCATCCTACGGAGTTGTAGGTAATCAAAGCGGGATCGGTTTATATGATTATATCCAGCAATTGGTATTAGCTAAAACAGGTACTGTAACCAGCAATAACCCGATTCTTGGCTCTGGACAGGCAGTAACCGTTGGGCCAACTAATGGCCTGGTGAGTTTGAACAGGACATGGGAGCGTATCAAAAACAGCAACATTGCACTCGATTTCTTGATATTAAGAAGCCGTTTAACCGGTACTGCCGAATATTTTATAAAAGATAACGGTAACATGCTGTTACCACAAACTTACCCTACGATTTTGGGAGCACAAGCTCCTGCGGCCAATATCGGTCACCTTAAAACCAATGGGTGGGAAGTTAGCTTATCATGGGCGGATAAAATTGGCCAGGTTGGCTACAATGTAGGCGGTAACCTTAGCTATAATAAAAACAAGCTGATCAATATAAACGGGGCCACAACTATCTATGGTGGTTATAATGCTGCAACGCAGGGTTACCCGATTGGTTCGGTATTTGGGCTGGAATATGCAGGCCGGATCCAAACACAGGCGCAGGCAGATGCCGCTACCAAACTAATTGCAGGATCTGATATTCCGGGGGGATCCTATACAGCTCAAATAGGTGATAACTCTTATAAAGATTTAAATGGCGACGGCAAAATTACCAGCGCCGATTATAAGTACCTCGGTACCGATGATCCTCGGTATTCTTATTCCTTCAATGCCGGGGTACAGTGGAAAGGTTTTGATATCTCTGTAATTTTTCAGGGGGTAGGCAGCAGGACCATTTTCAGGAATGGCGATGTATGGCGGGTGCCTTTTAGTGCCGTTTACCTGAATACAACCAATCAATCGGTAAACAATAACTGGACACCTGAAAATACCGGTGCCTATTATCCTAAATATTCAACTAATGGTACTGTCAATTCCTACAATTATCAACCCTCTTCATGGTCGGTTGAGAATGGTGCTTATCTGCGTTTAAAAAATGCGGTAATAGGTTATACGCTACCTCAAAAACTGATTTCTGCAACCAATTTTATATCAAAACTACGTGTTTATATCTCAGGAAACGACCTGTGGGAAATAACTAAAATAAAAGATGGATGGGATCCGGAAGCGCCGCGAAATGTGATCACGACAGACGGAAGCCCTTATTACGGCCGCTATCCATTTTACAGATATTTAACTGCCGGTGTTAACGTTACCTTCTAATTTTAAAAACATGAAAAGATTTAATTATAAATATATCGTAGCCTTCGCATTGGTTGCTGCTGTGTTGGGCTGCAAAAAAGCGTTGAATTTAAACCCGCAGGATACCTTATCTGATGCTGCTTATTGGAAAAAAGCCAATGATTTTAAACTGGCCGCAAATGCATTTTACCTGTATGAAAGAACATTTGCAGGCACAGTCACGGATGGTGTACACAGCGACCTGCGATCGGATTTATTAACTAACAGTACTAAAAACATTTACAGCCAGGGAACTAACAGTGTTGTACAAACAGACGGAACATATAATACAGATTACCAGCGCATCCGGAATATCAATTTTCTTTTAGATAAAGCTTCAACCTATGCTACACCGGCCGAAATAGCCCAGTACGTAGCCGAAGCCAAATTTTTCAGGGCATATGTGTATTTCGATCTTCTGCAAATCTTCGGTGGTGTAACTATCGTTTCAAAACCGTTGGATACCAATGATCCATTATTGATGGCGGCGAGGAACTCGAGAGATGAAGTGACGGATTTTATTATAGCCGACCTGAATGCTGCAATTGCCGATCTGCCGCTGGAAAGTGTGCTTCGGTCTGCGGATGAAGGGCGTGTAAGTAAGGGCGCCGCTGGTGCTTTGCTGTCGAGGGTAGCCCTTTATGAAGGAACGTGGCAAAAATCAAGAGGAAACGCTACTCGCGCCAATACCTTACTGGATATAGCCATTAGCTCAAGTAAAGCTGTAATGACCAGCGGGCAGTATGCCTTGTTTGGTACAACCGGTTCAACCATTGCTTTAGGTGATTCGGCGCAGAAGTATATGTTCATACTTGAAAATACCAAATCAAATCCGGCAGGTATTACCAAATCGGCAAATACCGAGTATATCCTTTCAAACCGTTATGATGAAAGTATCCGTATCTCTAACCTTAACATAACCAAAACCACATTTGGCAATGGCCTTGTAGATTGGGCAACCCGCAAACTCGCTAATCTTTATTTATGCAGCGATGGTTTACCTATTGAAAAATCGCCATTGTTTAAAGGATATAGTACCGCCAGGTCTGAATTTGCCAACAGGGACAAACGTATGCAATATACCTTAATGGTAAACGGCAATTACTACTGGAACAATACCAACTATCGTGTTACCTGGAAAAATGATGCTGCAGATCTGGCCAACGCCGCTTTAAAACCCCTGGTTTCTAATTATGGTACTGGTTACCAGAACCAGAAATGGGCATCGGAAAGAAAGGTGGCCGACACCTATGAATCATATGATTACCCTGTGATAAGGTATGCCGAAGTATTGCTGAACTTCGCTGAAGCTACTTACGAGCGTAACGGAAATATTTCTGATGCTGATTTAAATATCTCCTTAAACCAGGTAAGGCACCGTGTAAACAGCGCAATGCCATTGCTTACTAATGATTTTGTAACCGCCAACGGTTTAAATATGCAAACAGAGATCAGGCGTGAGCGAACCATCGAATTGTATAATGAAGGCTTCCGCATAGATGACCTGAAACGCTGGAAAACCGCCGAAATGGAGATGCCGATGCCGGTACAGGGTATTAAATGGGCCGGTACCGAATTTGCCGCCATCTGGCCTGGGGCAAATACCATACCTCAGGATGCAAACGGCATTTTGATCATTGATAATAGCAGGACATGGCAGGATAAAAATTACCTGTTACCACTTCCTCAAGACCAGATTAAGTTAAATAGTAAGCTTACGCAAAATCCGGGTTGGTAAATAAGCCTCACCCCAGCCCTCTCCAAAGGAGAGGGGGCACTTTTTTGTTGAAGTCCTCTCCTTTGGAGAGGATTTAGGTGAGGCCATAAGCAACAAATTTTAAAAGCGATTTCCCTCAACCAGATCAGCCTAAATACAAAATATTAAAAAGACCAAATTATGAAACCTACTTTATGGTTAATGGCGTTGTGTTCCATATTGGTAACAATGTCCTGCAAAAAATCACCGTCATTATATGGTGTAGAGAAAAATAGTAAGGGTGTAGCTAACCCAACTGGAGCCGCAACATTTAAACACCCGGGAATGTTGCTCACTGCCACCTCGTTAGATTACATAAAAACGCAGATAGCCTCATCTTCAGAGCCCTGGAATACAACTTTGATTGCCCTCAAAGCCTCAACATGGGCTTCTTTAAACTATCAAATGCAGGGGCCAACTACACTCATTACCCGCGATCCTACAATTATAGCCCGTGATGGTATAAACTATAAGTCAATTATTGAGAACGACTCTTACGCTATCTTTTCTCAGGCCCTGATGTGGAAACTTACCGGCAACAACGCTTATGCGGATAATGCGGTGAAAATGCTTAACGCATGGTCCACTACTTTGAAGAGCATCACCAGTACCGGGCCGGATGTTTATCTATGTGCAAGTTTTAATGGGTTCATTATGGCCAATGGTGCCGAACTGGTACGCGATTATTCGGGATGGCAAGCCGCAGATCTGCAAAAATGTAAAGATATGTTCAGAAACATCTGGTACCCTGTAATTAAGAGTATCGAAATTCCCGGGGGAGCCAACGGAACCTGGGATAGTGCGAATGCTAAGGCAATAATGGCCTTTGGTATATTTCTGGACGACCAGTCGATGTTTGATGCTGCTTACAATTATTTCTATCATGGAAGCGGCGATGGTACTGTTGAGCATTATTTTCTGCCGAGCGGGCAAAACCAGGAATCTGGCCGGACGCAAAGCTATAGCCAGTTAGGGCTTTGTAATTTTGAAGAACTGTGCGAAATGGGGTATAACCAAGGCAAGCTGGATATGTGGGTAGCTAAAGATACCGTCATTATGAAAGCTTTTGAATATAATGCCAAATATAACCTGGGCCAGGATGTGCCTTTTAATACGGCTTTTCCCGAGGTATATGGAAAATGGGTATATCCGGCCATATCTGCAGATAGCAGGGGAAGTTATCGCCCTATATTTTACATGGCCTATAATCAATTTCATAATCGCCTTGGTGCAGCTATGCCAAATACCCAGCGCGTATTGGAGCAGTATACGGCTATTGAAAAACAAACCATCGGCACGGTTACAGACGGTACCGGTTGGGGCAGTTTATTGTTTTACCATCCTTCGGCAGGCGGTTTAACTCCTGTAGCGGTTGGAGCATTAAGATGGGAGTTTGATGCACTGGAAGGATGGGGTGGAGTACCTTGGGCCGAAAACTCAAAAGTGGCGGTTGCCAATGGTCAGTTAGAAGTATCGGCTTCAATTGGTACCTATGTTCGCGCATGGCAGGGTTCTGCTTTGTTAGATCCTGTGACCTATCCTTACCTTGCTGTTAAAGTTACCCAGATCCCCAAACTTAAAAAGAGTACCGATGATTGGGCTATTCAGGCTTACTGGAACATAAGCGGCACAAATCATGATTATCGGTATGTTAGTAAAACCGATATGACACTTTTGGGTACACAGGTGTATGTTATTAAATGGGCGCCAAAATCTGGCTTTTATGATGGCTTCCCAACATTCCCGGCGGCTTCAACCACAGGCGGACTTTACCTTGATTTTGGTGATTGCTTAAGCGGTGAAAAAGCTAAGATCGATTGGGTTCGCTCTTATAAAAACCTGGCGGATATCCCCAATAACTAAACTTCACTAAATAGATAGGATCTGAGGCCGGTTTTCTGCCGGCTTCAGATTTATTAAAGTTTTTGTAAAATACTGAAATCCAGTTGTTAGGATAGAGCTCGAAGTGGCAGCTTTATCATTATTGCTGTTAATCGCTTTTGAGATGATTATAAACCGCGAAATTATTTGTCCTATACATGGTAAACTATTTTCAGGAAGAGCCTGATGCCGGTCAACATAAAAAACATGGGGATGATACTGTTCTAATATGAAAAGAAACGCAAAAATATTAATACTCTTTTTGGGATTAATCTGCTTTATCAGCAAGGTTCACGGCCAGGGAATAAAGGATTCTTTACTTAGTCTTCGGTCGCCGGATAAAAATATAACATTCAGATTTAGTCAAAAAGTTGAGGCCTGGAAGCGTACCATGTACTATAGCGTGGATTATAAAAACAAGCCGGTAATTCTGCAGTCGGTCCTTGATCTGCAGCTGGATAATGATCTTTCAGAAAAAGCTATGGCGCTGAAGGTAGATCAGCATAAAAACTGGTGCGAAAACCTGTTGATCACCGGCGTTGATTCATCCCGGCATGATACCACATGGGCACCGGTTACCGGAGAGCGGGCTATGATCAGGGATCTTTACAACGCAATTAATATTACGCTGGTGAAGGATGACAACCCCATTTATGTAATGCAGGTACAGGTAAGGGTGTACAACGAAGGGGTAGCGTTCCGGTATTATTTCCCCGAAAACCCTAAAGGCACCTACTACAACGTCACGGCCGAAAATACCGAGTTTCACCTGCCTGAAGGCACCCAGGCCTGGTTTGCCAATTGGGCACAAGCGCCATATTACAAACTGCCGCTAAAAAACTGGCCCGGCGAAAGCGAACGGCCGTTAACCATCGAACTGCCTAACGGCCTTTTTGCGGCGCTGGGGGAGGCGCAACTAATTGATTATGCACGCACCAAATTTAAACTGAGTGCTGATAAACCATCTACCCTGGTAACCTCGATGTTTGGCGGGGCGCAGTTGATCTCGCCGGTAGGTACTCCATGGCGGGCAATCATGATAGCCGAAAAGCCGGGCGAGCTGATTGAACATAATTACATGATGTTGAATCTTAATGAGCCTTCAGCAATAGCTAATACCAATTGGATTAAACCAGGTAAAATCATGCGGGTAATGGCACAAACTACTGCCGATGCAAAGACCAATATTGATTTCGCGGTAAAGCATAACCTGCAATATATTCTGTTTGATTGGAAATGGTACGGACCGGCATTTAGCTTTAGCTCGGATGCTACCAAGGTTGCTATACCTGATTTTGACCTGCCCGGTATAATCAAATATGGCAAGGATAAGGGTGTTGGTGTTTGGTTATATGTTAATCAGCAGGGTTTATTAGCCCAAAGCGACAGTTTATTTGCCATTTATCATAAATGGGGTGTAAAAGGCGTGAAATTTGGTTTTGTGCAGCAGGGGTCCCACCGCTGGACAACCTGGGTGGAAAAAGCAATTCGGCAGGCGGCCGCTGCCCGGATCATGGTAAACATTCATGACGACTGGCGGCCAACCGGCGAGCAGCGCACCTGGCCAAACCTGATGTCGGCCGAAGGGATCCGTGGTAACGAGGAAATGCCAGATGCTACGCACAATACGGTGCTGCCTTTTACGCGGTACATTGCCGGAGCAGCCGATTATACCATCTGTTATTTTGATAAGCGCATTAAAACTACCCATGCCCACCAATTGGCACTGGCAGCTATTTATTACAGCCCGCTGCAAACACTGTATTGGTATGACAAGCCTTTGGCGGAGCATAATGAGCCAGAACTGGAATTTTGGGACAAGGTCCCAACCACATGGGACGAAACGAAAATAGTGCAGGGAACACCCGGCGAATACATTTCTACAGCCCGCAGGAGCGGAAAAGATTGGTTTGTAGGTACTATCACCAACAATGACGCACGCGAAATTAAACTTGATCTGAGTTTTTTAGAACCCGGTAAAAAGTATAAAGCGACAATTTACAGCGACGATCCATCGGTGACTACTGAGACCCATGTTAGGGTCAGCAGTAATAGTGTTCACAGTAAAACAGTATTAAAACTCACCCTGCTGCCGTCAGGCGGAGAGGCGGTGTATCTTACTCCGGAAAAATAATCCATAATATATATATCATATATGAGCCAACAGAATAAAAATAATTATGTAATCAGTGCAGATATTGGCGGTACCCATATTACAGCAGCGGTCATTGATCTTGAAAAAAAAATGATCATTGAAGATACCCGTACCAGATTAACTGTGGACTCTCAGGGAACTGCAGCTGAAATACTTAAAAGCTGGGCAGAAGCATTGACGCAGGCTTATGAAAAATTCGGCTCTTTGGTTCAGCAGGTTGCCCTGGCCATGCCTGGCCCGTTTGATTATGAAAATGGGATTTCACTGATCAAAGACCTGCATAAGTATGAGGCCATTTATGGTTTAAATATCAAGTTATACTTGTCGGAAGAGCTCAGGATAGATGCTGCAGATATCCTGTTCCGGAATGATGCCGAAGCATTTTTACAAGGAGAAGTTGTGGCGGGAGCAGGCACCGGATCCCGTAAGGCCCTTGGGCTTACGCTGGGCACAGGGTTCGGTTCAGCTTTGAGCGTTGATGGTATTGTGAAAGATTTAAACCTGGGCGGCGAACCTTATAAAGAAAGCATTGCAGATGATTATTTCTCTACAAGATGGTTCTTACGGCGATATCGTGAAATAACCGGACTGTCCACTACCGGAGTGAGCGCGCTGATATCAATGTCCAAACACAGCGCTGTGGTCATGAACATCTTTGATGAGTTTACGGTCAACCTGTCTTTATTTCTTCGGGATATTATCCAAACCGAAGCTCCTGATGTAATTGTTATTGGTGGCAATATTGCAAAAGCATCGGGCATGTTTGTGGATGAACTTATCAGCAGGTTAACAGCATATGCTGAAAGTTTAAAAATAAAATTAGCTTTATTGGGAGAAGACGCGGCGCTGATGGGTGCTGCTGCGGCTTTTGATAGCAGGCGAGGACTTAATATCTTATTTAACGCCAATCATCCGGGTAATTAATTTTAATAACAATATGACCAATAAACCAGCTTTTACCGAGAAAAAATTCATCGTAACCTTTGTATTTGTAACCTCGCTATTTTTAATGTGGGGCTTACTGCATTCCATGAGCGATATCCTGAACAAGCATTTTCAAAATGTGCTTAACCTCTCCAAATCCCAATCCGGCTTAATCCAGTTCTCCGTGTTTGGGGCTTATTTTATTATGAGTATTCCCGCAGGATATTTTTTAAAGAAGTTTGGCTATAAACCGGGTGTAATCCTGGGGCTTATTTTATTTGCCTCTGGCTTATTCCTGTTTGTGCCTGCGGCCAACGCGGCTTCATTTACTTTTTTCAGGATTGCTTTATTTATTATGGGCTGCGGTATGGCTACTTTAGAAACTGTTGCTCATCCATTCGCGGCTGCCCTGGGTGATCAGCGCCGGAGTGACCAGCGGGTAAATTTTGCACAAACCTTTAACGCAATAGGTACTATGATTGGGCCTGCTATTGGCTCTTATTTTTTGTTTGGACGGCATAACGTTCATTCAACTGACCTAACTTCAGTAAAAACACTCTATGTAGCTATCGGCTGTGTGATTATACTCATAGCGGTGGCTTTTATGTTTTTAAAAATTCCGGTTTTAGCTGATCCGCATGCAGAAATATCAACAATTGACCCGGACGCCGTTAATATAGATGTTGAACCTTCAAAAAAACTATATCAGCATTCGCATTTTGTATGGGCGGTTGCAGCCCAGTTTTTTAATGTGGCAGCACAGGCCGGCACCTGGGCATATTTTATCAACTACGGTGTGGATATTATGCATTTCAGTAATGAAAAGGCCGGCTACTTCATGATTGTTTTTATGGGGATGATGGCGCTGGGGCGTATTGTGGGCACCTCGTTAATGACCTATGTAGCGCCCAATAAATTATTAGCGGCATTTGCCTGCGGTAGTATCTTAATGTGCCTGGTCGTTGCGCAAAGTTTGGGCTGGACATCATACATCGCCCTGCTGATGATCAACTTCTTCTTTAGCATTATGTTCCCTACCATTTTTAGTTTGGGGATCAAAAACCTGGGCGGCCACGTGCAACAGGCTTCATCCTTCATAGCAATGGGCGTAGTGGGTGGCGCTGTATTTCCAATGGTTATGGGGCTGATAGCCAACCAAAGTGTCGCTCACGCTTACTATCTGCCGATTATATGCTATGCAGTGATCTTTTTATTCGGCGCTAAATTTTATAAAGTTAAGCATTAATGAAAAGCATCCGGATAATCATATTAACCTTCATGCTGGCCACTGCTGCCGCACTTGCATCTGCCCAGATGAAAGCAAAAGCGCCCGTCGTTTATGATTTTTCGTATCTGGACAGGAAGATAGGTGGTTGGGTTGATAGCGGCTATTACAAAGGTGCATCCATAATTATTGTTAAGGATGATGAGGTGATCCATCAAAAATATTTTGGCAATTATACCCCGAAAACAGTAGCTTATATAGCATCGGCAGGCAAATGGCTTGCTGCTGCTACTATAGCTGCCATAGTTGATGAGGGTAAATTATCATGGGATGATCAGGTTAAAAAGTGGCTCCCCGAATTTAAAGATCAAAAAGGGGAGGCTACTTTAAGACAGCTGTTTTCGCATACCGCCGGTTACCCTGATTATCAGCCGGAAGGCAGGCATTCTGATAGTTATCAAACGCTAAAAGAATCGGTGGCTCATATCGTTGACCTTCGGGCCGACACGGCTCCCGGTACTAAATTTAAATACGGGGGCCTTGCCATGCAGGTAGCCGGCCGTATGGCCGAATTAGCCACAGGTAAGGATTGGGAAACGATCTTTCAGGAAAAGATAGCAAGACCCTTGGGTATGCAACTAACGCATTTTACGCCTGTAAGCGATGTTGGCGGTCAAAACCCTATGCTGGGTGGCGGAGCAAGAGCATCATTGGATGATTATGCTCATTTCTTAAATATGATTATCCATAATGGGGTATATCAAGGTAAACGCATCCTATCCGCAAAAGCTATACAGGACATGCAGGCAGACCAGGTTGGGAATGCTAAAATGACCGACCCCTATGTTGAAAACACCCGGGCCAGCGACCGAAAAGATATTTATGGACTTGGCGAATGGCGGGAGGAAGTTGACGCCAAAGGTAACGCCACACTGATCAGTAGCCCAAGCTGGGCGGGGGCATATCCATGGATTGATAAAAAAAATCATGTTTACGGCTTTATGCTTGCCCGTGTAGCCGAAATGAAAAACGGTTTCAATTCGTTTTTAGGTAGCCCCGTGCTACCCTTGTTGGTAAGGGATGTGTTGGCTCAGGCGAGCATGGGTAATGTAAAACACGGTTACATCACCATGCAGGATGGCGCTAAACTGTATTATGAAGAAACCGGTAAAGGCGAGCCGTTGATCCTTCTCCACGGCCATTCATTTGACTGTACAGAATGGGACCCACAGTTTTTTAAACTGGCTAAAAAATACAGGGTGATCCGGTACGACTTGAGGGGTTATGGCTGGTCATCGATGCCCTCTGAAAATCAGAAAGCCCTGCATGCCGATGATCTGAAAGCCCTGATGGATCAGCTGCATATTGCAAAAGCGCATATTGCAGGGTTGTCGTTAGGGGGATTTATTGTTACAGATTTTTTGGCACTGTATCCCGGTCGCCTACTTTCTGCAACGGCAGCCAGCGGCGATTTTTTTGATGTTGCCGGCCCCAGTCATCCATGGACTGCTGAAGAGGCCGAAACTCAACGTGAAAAGATCAAAGCATGGCAAGCCAAAGGTATCCAGCTCAGTAAACAGGAATGGTTTAACAAACTAACCAAACGCAATGGTAAAAATATTGAAAGTTTGAGGCAGCCCGTCTGGAACATGATCTACAAATGGGATGCGTGGCAGCCCCAGCACCTTGAGCCCCGGTTTTTATTAGGCAATGAGGCGGAACCCCGGTTAAGGGCACAGAAAATAACCATTCCGGTAATGGTACTTACCGGCGATGCAGACGCGAATGTCCCCAATAAGTTGTTAAAAGTGGTGCCATCAGCTAAGCAAATGATCGTCCCCCATGCCGGCCATGTTAGTAACATGGAGAACCCCGAGGGTTTTAACGAAAAGCTACTGGCTTTTTTAAATACGATAGATTGAAAAAGATGAAAAGAATGAACAGGTTCCTTGTGATAGGATTGCTGATGTTGCCCCTTGGGGTATCGGCCCAATACATAGGGCAGCACCAATCTCAAATAAAAATAGAACCTAAGATAGCTATCAAAGCGTACAGTTTCGATTTGAAGGATGTAAAACTGCTTGATAGCCGCTTTAAAGATAACATGGACCGCGAAGGCGAATGGATGCTATCCTTACCTGTAGAGCGGTTATTGCACAGTTTTAGGGTTAATGCAGGCATGCTCACGGATAAAAAGAGCAGTAAAACGAAAATGCCCGCCCCGCTTGGCGGTTGGGAAGCCTTGGATATGGAACTGCGCGGCCATAGTATAGGCCATTTACTATCTGGTTTATCCTTCCAATATGCAGCTACAGGTAACGCATCTTTTAAACTAAAGATCGACAGTCTGGTTGCCGGGCTTGCTGAGGTGCAGGCTGCTCTCAATGAAGATGGTTATTTAAGCGCTTTCCCGCAAAACTACATCGACAGAAATATTAAGGGTAAAAGTGTTTGGGCACCCTGGTATACCCTGCATAAAATAGCTGCCGGTTTAATTGATGCCTACTGGTACTCAGGCAATACGCAGGCGCTTGATGTGGTAAGTAAAATGGCATTTTGGGCTTACAAAAAAATAACGCCACTGAGTGAGGATCAGCTGGCCCTGATGCTCAGGAACGAGTTTGGCGGCATGAATGAAGCCTGGTATAATCTGTATTCTATCACGGATAATCCGGAGCACAAAAAACTTGGCGATCTGTTTTATCACCATGCCGTGCTTGATCCATTGGCTGCCGGGGAGGACAAACTCAACAAAATGCACGCCAATACGGTTATTCCAAAAATAACGGGTGAGGCCCGTGCTTACGAATTAACCGGGGATACAAGGGACAAAACTATCGTAACTAATTTTTGGGATAATGTGATCCATAACCAAACTTATGTTATAGGCAGCAATAGCGATAAGGAACACTTCATTGAGCCTGGCAAGATTTCAAAATTTATAACCGGCTACACCGGCGAAACCTGCAATACCTACAATATGCTTAAGGTAACACGTCACTTGTTTACATGGGATGCCGATGTGAAATATGCCGATTATTATGAGCGGGCTTTGTACAATCATATTTTGGGCCAGCAGGACCCCAAAACGGGTATGGTATGCTATTTTACACCTTTAAAAGCCGGAGCTTTCCGCTTGTACAGTACCCGGGATAGTTCATTTTGGTGCTGTGTAGGCTCGGGGTTCGAGAGCCAGTCAAAATATGGGGAGGCAATCTATTATCATAATGATCAAGGCGTTTTTGTAAACCTGTTTATTCCATCGGTATTAACCTGGGAAGAGAAGGGATTGAAATTAAGGCAGCAAACTACTTATCCCGAAGATGCAACCACGAGCTTGATAATAGATTCGGCAGGTGCAGAAAGTTTAGCTCTTTATATCCGTTATCCGGGTTGGGCACGCAGCGGGGGTAAAGTTACAATAAACGGTAAAAACGTAAAAGTTAATCATGCGCCGGGAAGCTACATTACCCTAAACCGGAAATGGGAAGTGGGGGACAAGGTAGAAATAACCTACCCGATGGCATTACATCTGGAACCAACGCCCGATGATCCTAAAATAGCCGCTGTAATGTATGGACCGATAGTGCTGGCAGGTGAAATGGGGGCCGAAGCAATGCCGGCCCATGCGCCTTATCATGATGCTACTGATCCTTACCAGTATTATGATTATAGCTATAACATCCCTGCAAATCTTGTTCATGGATTGAAGGTCACTAACGAAAATATAGCCGGTTCGATAAAACCGGTTAAAGATGAGCCACTAACTT from Mucilaginibacter sp. SJ includes:
- a CDS encoding RagB/SusD family nutrient uptake outer membrane protein, which gives rise to MKRFNYKYIVAFALVAAVLGCKKALNLNPQDTLSDAAYWKKANDFKLAANAFYLYERTFAGTVTDGVHSDLRSDLLTNSTKNIYSQGTNSVVQTDGTYNTDYQRIRNINFLLDKASTYATPAEIAQYVAEAKFFRAYVYFDLLQIFGGVTIVSKPLDTNDPLLMAARNSRDEVTDFIIADLNAAIADLPLESVLRSADEGRVSKGAAGALLSRVALYEGTWQKSRGNATRANTLLDIAISSSKAVMTSGQYALFGTTGSTIALGDSAQKYMFILENTKSNPAGITKSANTEYILSNRYDESIRISNLNITKTTFGNGLVDWATRKLANLYLCSDGLPIEKSPLFKGYSTARSEFANRDKRMQYTLMVNGNYYWNNTNYRVTWKNDAADLANAALKPLVSNYGTGYQNQKWASERKVADTYESYDYPVIRYAEVLLNFAEATYERNGNISDADLNISLNQVRHRVNSAMPLLTNDFVTANGLNMQTEIRRERTIELYNEGFRIDDLKRWKTAEMEMPMPVQGIKWAGTEFAAIWPGANTIPQDANGILIIDNSRTWQDKNYLLPLPQDQIKLNSKLTQNPGW
- a CDS encoding alginate lyase family protein, translated to MKPTLWLMALCSILVTMSCKKSPSLYGVEKNSKGVANPTGAATFKHPGMLLTATSLDYIKTQIASSSEPWNTTLIALKASTWASLNYQMQGPTTLITRDPTIIARDGINYKSIIENDSYAIFSQALMWKLTGNNAYADNAVKMLNAWSTTLKSITSTGPDVYLCASFNGFIMANGAELVRDYSGWQAADLQKCKDMFRNIWYPVIKSIEIPGGANGTWDSANAKAIMAFGIFLDDQSMFDAAYNYFYHGSGDGTVEHYFLPSGQNQESGRTQSYSQLGLCNFEELCEMGYNQGKLDMWVAKDTVIMKAFEYNAKYNLGQDVPFNTAFPEVYGKWVYPAISADSRGSYRPIFYMAYNQFHNRLGAAMPNTQRVLEQYTAIEKQTIGTVTDGTGWGSLLFYHPSAGGLTPVAVGALRWEFDALEGWGGVPWAENSKVAVANGQLEVSASIGTYVRAWQGSALLDPVTYPYLAVKVTQIPKLKKSTDDWAIQAYWNISGTNHDYRYVSKTDMTLLGTQVYVIKWAPKSGFYDGFPTFPAASTTGGLYLDFGDCLSGEKAKIDWVRSYKNLADIPNN
- a CDS encoding glycoside hydrolase family 97 protein, whose translation is MKRNAKILILFLGLICFISKVHGQGIKDSLLSLRSPDKNITFRFSQKVEAWKRTMYYSVDYKNKPVILQSVLDLQLDNDLSEKAMALKVDQHKNWCENLLITGVDSSRHDTTWAPVTGERAMIRDLYNAINITLVKDDNPIYVMQVQVRVYNEGVAFRYYFPENPKGTYYNVTAENTEFHLPEGTQAWFANWAQAPYYKLPLKNWPGESERPLTIELPNGLFAALGEAQLIDYARTKFKLSADKPSTLVTSMFGGAQLISPVGTPWRAIMIAEKPGELIEHNYMMLNLNEPSAIANTNWIKPGKIMRVMAQTTADAKTNIDFAVKHNLQYILFDWKWYGPAFSFSSDATKVAIPDFDLPGIIKYGKDKGVGVWLYVNQQGLLAQSDSLFAIYHKWGVKGVKFGFVQQGSHRWTTWVEKAIRQAAAARIMVNIHDDWRPTGEQRTWPNLMSAEGIRGNEEMPDATHNTVLPFTRYIAGAADYTICYFDKRIKTTHAHQLALAAIYYSPLQTLYWYDKPLAEHNEPELEFWDKVPTTWDETKIVQGTPGEYISTARRSGKDWFVGTITNNDAREIKLDLSFLEPGKKYKATIYSDDPSVTTETHVRVSSNSVHSKTVLKLTLLPSGGEAVYLTPEK
- a CDS encoding ROK family protein; this encodes MSQQNKNNYVISADIGGTHITAAVIDLEKKMIIEDTRTRLTVDSQGTAAEILKSWAEALTQAYEKFGSLVQQVALAMPGPFDYENGISLIKDLHKYEAIYGLNIKLYLSEELRIDAADILFRNDAEAFLQGEVVAGAGTGSRKALGLTLGTGFGSALSVDGIVKDLNLGGEPYKESIADDYFSTRWFLRRYREITGLSTTGVSALISMSKHSAVVMNIFDEFTVNLSLFLRDIIQTEAPDVIVIGGNIAKASGMFVDELISRLTAYAESLKIKLALLGEDAALMGAAAAFDSRRGLNILFNANHPGN